In one window of Streptomyces sp. FXJ1.172 DNA:
- a CDS encoding MlaE family ABC transporter permease: MRPHKALDRPLRSLEELGTQLSFYGRSLMWTGRTLRRYKKEILRLLAEVSFGRGALAVVGGTVGVIAFLSFFTGTEVGLQGYAALNQLGTSNFVAFLSAYFNTREIAPLVAGLALSATVGAGFTAQLGAMRISEETDALEVMGVPSLPFLVTTRMIAGFVAVVPLYVIGLLSSYLAARTITTGYYGQSTGTYDHYFHQYLPPVDVFWSFGKVIVFAVLIILVHCYYGYHASGGPAGVGVAVGRAVRTSIVAVNVLDFFLSLAIWGATTTVRIAG; the protein is encoded by the coding sequence ATGAGACCGCACAAAGCCCTCGACCGCCCCTTGCGCTCGCTCGAGGAGCTGGGCACCCAACTGTCCTTCTACGGACGCTCGTTGATGTGGACGGGCCGCACCCTGCGCCGCTACAAGAAGGAGATCCTGCGGCTGCTCGCCGAGGTGAGCTTCGGCCGCGGCGCGCTCGCCGTGGTCGGCGGCACGGTAGGCGTGATCGCGTTCCTGTCCTTCTTCACCGGCACCGAGGTCGGCCTCCAGGGCTACGCGGCCCTCAACCAGCTCGGCACCTCCAACTTCGTGGCGTTCCTGTCGGCGTACTTCAACACCCGGGAGATCGCCCCGCTGGTGGCCGGGCTCGCCCTGTCCGCGACGGTCGGCGCCGGGTTCACCGCGCAGCTCGGCGCGATGCGGATCAGCGAGGAGACCGACGCGCTGGAGGTGATGGGCGTCCCGTCGCTGCCGTTCCTGGTGACGACGCGGATGATCGCCGGCTTCGTCGCGGTGGTCCCGCTGTACGTGATCGGGCTGCTGTCCTCGTACCTGGCCGCCCGCACCATCACCACCGGCTACTACGGGCAGTCGACGGGCACGTACGACCACTACTTCCACCAGTACCTGCCGCCCGTCGACGTGTTCTGGTCCTTCGGCAAGGTGATCGTCTTCGCCGTGCTGATCATCCTGGTGCACTGCTACTACGGCTACCACGCGAGCGGCGGCCCGGCCGGCGTCGGCGTCGCGGTGGGCCGTGCGGTGCGGACCTCGATCGTCGCCGTCAACGTCCTGGACTTCTTCCTGAGCCTCGCGATCTGGGGCGCCACCACGACCGTACGGATAGCGGGGTGA